One genomic window of Vibrio ziniensis includes the following:
- the dsbB gene encoding disulfide bond formation protein DsbB produces MNFFSNLHTFSKNRVSWILLLGFVLFFEASALFFQHVLVLAPCVMCIYERVAMLGIGGAAIVGLIAPKNPLFRWLGFAGWGYSAYKGLLLSLQHVQYQFNPSPFATCDVFVQFPSWAPLNQWFPWMFEAYGDCSKIVWQLFDLSMPQWLVIIFAGNLVALAIIVIAQFFKEQRRFFS; encoded by the coding sequence GTGAATTTCTTTTCTAATTTGCATACCTTTTCTAAAAACCGAGTCTCATGGATATTGTTATTGGGATTTGTATTGTTTTTCGAAGCGAGTGCACTTTTCTTCCAACATGTATTGGTTCTAGCACCTTGTGTAATGTGTATTTATGAGCGTGTAGCGATGTTAGGGATTGGTGGGGCAGCAATTGTAGGGCTAATTGCACCGAAGAACCCACTATTTCGTTGGTTAGGATTTGCAGGTTGGGGCTATAGTGCATACAAAGGACTACTACTATCTCTTCAACACGTTCAATACCAATTTAATCCCTCGCCTTTTGCTACGTGTGATGTTTTTGTTCAGTTCCCTAGTTGGGCACCACTAAATCAATGGTTCCCTTGGATGTTTGAAGCTTACGGTGACTGTAGTAAGATCGTTTGGCAGTTATTCGATTTGTCTATGCCTCAATGGCTAGTCATTATTTTTGCCGGCAATTTAGTTGCATTAGCGATTATCGTTATCGCACAATTCTTCAAAGAGCAAAGACGTTTCTTCAGCTAA
- the nhaB gene encoding Na(+)/H(+) antiporter NhaB, with the protein MPMSLGNAFIKNFLGKAPDWYKVAIIAFLIINPIVFFFINPFIAGWLLVIEFIFTLAMALKCYPLQPGGLLAIEAIAIGMTSPAQVKHELVANIEVLLLLVFMVAGIYFMKNLLLFIFTKILLGIRSKVALSVAFCITAAFLSAFLDALTVIAVIISVAVGFYSIYHKVASGQTFNSSHDHTHDEHISELTRDDLENYRGFLRSLLMHAGVGTALGGVMTMVGEPQNLIIADQAGWFFGEFLIRMSPVTVPVFFCGILTCILVEKFKVFGYGSNLPVNVRQILIDFDTEERKTRTNQDIAKLWIQGIIAVWLIVGLALHLAAVGLIGLSVIILATAFTGIIEEHSMGKAFEEALPFTALLAVFFSIVAVIIDQHLFKPIIDAVLHIEDNGTQLALFYVANGLLSMVSDNVFVGTVYINEVKEAMMQGIISRDQFDLLAVAINTGTNLPSVATPNGQAAFLFLLTSALAPLIRLSYGRMVLMALPYTIVLTLVGLAGIVFLAEPMTHMFYDFGWLSHHSVNAVGNLVPEGH; encoded by the coding sequence ATGCCGATGTCCCTTGGAAACGCTTTTATCAAGAATTTCCTAGGAAAAGCACCTGATTGGTACAAAGTTGCCATAATTGCCTTTCTTATTATTAATCCGATCGTTTTCTTCTTCATCAATCCGTTTATTGCTGGCTGGCTTCTTGTCATTGAATTTATTTTCACTTTAGCCATGGCATTAAAATGTTACCCACTTCAGCCCGGTGGTTTATTAGCAATCGAAGCGATTGCAATTGGGATGACAAGTCCAGCTCAAGTAAAACATGAATTAGTTGCCAATATTGAAGTACTGCTACTGTTGGTATTTATGGTTGCAGGTATCTACTTCATGAAGAACTTGCTGCTATTTATTTTCACTAAGATACTACTCGGCATTCGTTCAAAAGTTGCTCTTTCAGTTGCATTCTGTATAACAGCTGCGTTCTTATCAGCCTTTCTAGACGCTCTGACCGTTATCGCCGTAATCATTAGTGTTGCAGTAGGTTTCTACTCTATCTATCACAAAGTAGCGTCTGGGCAGACATTCAACTCATCACATGACCACACCCATGATGAGCATATTTCAGAATTGACACGTGATGATTTAGAGAACTACCGTGGTTTCTTGCGTTCTTTGCTTATGCATGCCGGTGTAGGTACCGCTCTTGGCGGCGTAATGACGATGGTTGGCGAACCGCAAAACCTTATCATTGCAGATCAAGCAGGATGGTTCTTCGGCGAATTCTTAATTCGAATGTCACCAGTAACGGTGCCTGTGTTTTTCTGCGGCATTTTGACTTGTATCTTAGTCGAAAAATTTAAAGTTTTTGGATATGGAAGTAACTTGCCCGTCAACGTTCGTCAAATACTGATCGATTTCGATACTGAAGAGCGTAAAACTCGTACTAATCAGGATATTGCTAAACTTTGGATACAAGGCATTATTGCCGTTTGGCTAATTGTTGGTTTAGCGTTGCACCTTGCAGCCGTCGGTCTAATTGGTCTTTCTGTCATCATACTTGCTACTGCCTTTACTGGTATTATTGAAGAACACTCTATGGGTAAAGCATTTGAAGAAGCATTGCCCTTTACCGCACTGCTTGCCGTGTTCTTCTCGATTGTTGCCGTAATCATCGATCAGCATCTGTTCAAACCGATCATCGACGCGGTACTACATATTGAAGATAACGGCACTCAGTTAGCCCTATTCTATGTAGCCAATGGTTTACTATCCATGGTTTCGGATAACGTGTTCGTAGGTACGGTTTATATCAACGAAGTGAAAGAAGCGATGATGCAAGGAATCATTTCTCGTGATCAATTTGACTTACTTGCAGTTGCAATCAATACCGGGACAAACCTTCCATCAGTGGCAACACCAAACGGTCAGGCTGCATTCTTGTTCTTGTTGACTTCAGCTCTTGCGCCTTTAATTCGTCTTTCATACGGTAGAATGGTGCTTATGGCATTACCATACACCATAGTGCTGACCTTAGTAGGCCTAGCTGGTATCGTCTTCCTGGCTGAACCTATGACACATATGTTCTACGACTTTGGCTGGCTTTCTCATCATTCAGTTAATGCCGTTGGCAATCTTGTTCCTGAAGGTCACTAA
- the fadR gene encoding fatty acid metabolism transcriptional regulator FadR, translating to MVIKAKSPAGFAEKYIIESIWNGRFPPGSILPAERELSELIGVTRTTLREVLQRLARDGWLTIQHGKPTKVNQFMETSGLHILDTLMTLDADNATSIVEDLLAARTNISPIFMRYAFKINKENSERTITNVIESCEALVAAESWDAFMASSPFADKLQQHVKDDGEKDEEKRQSVLIAKTFNYYDYMLFQRLAFHSGNQIYGLIFNGVKKLYDRVGSYYFSNPEARERSLAFYRDLLEICRSGDREQLPGVIRHYGIDSAQIWNKMKDTLPSNFTEDDS from the coding sequence ATGGTTATTAAGGCAAAAAGCCCAGCAGGTTTTGCAGAAAAATACATTATTGAAAGCATTTGGAACGGTCGATTCCCACCTGGTTCCATCCTACCTGCAGAACGAGAACTCTCTGAGCTTATAGGTGTAACTCGAACAACTTTGCGTGAAGTTCTTCAGCGTTTAGCTCGTGATGGATGGCTTACTATTCAGCATGGTAAGCCAACAAAAGTGAACCAGTTTATGGAAACATCTGGCTTACATATTCTAGATACATTAATGACGTTGGATGCAGATAATGCAACCAGTATTGTTGAGGATCTGCTAGCGGCCCGTACGAATATAAGTCCGATTTTCATGCGCTATGCATTTAAGATCAATAAAGAGAATTCTGAACGTACGATTACTAATGTTATTGAATCCTGTGAAGCTCTTGTAGCTGCAGAATCGTGGGATGCATTTATGGCTTCTTCACCATTTGCAGATAAATTGCAGCAACATGTTAAAGATGATGGTGAAAAAGACGAAGAAAAGCGTCAATCAGTGTTGATTGCTAAGACCTTTAACTACTATGACTATATGTTGTTTCAGCGTTTAGCATTCCATTCTGGCAACCAAATATATGGTTTAATCTTTAATGGAGTGAAAAAGTTATACGACCGTGTTGGTAGTTACTACTTCTCTAACCCTGAAGCTCGCGAGCGTTCACTAGCATTTTACCGAGATCTATTAGAGATTTGTCGGTCAGGAGATCGCGAGCAGTTACCAGGAGTTATTCGCCACTATGGTATTGATAGTGCTCAGATCTGGAACAAGATGAAAGATACATTGCCTTCGAACTTCACTGAAGACGATTCTTAA
- a CDS encoding DUF1887 family protein, whose protein sequence is MAVHVGIIDQDPVRLVTPLLDNRTASSHIVFIGDRSQQVMYARLHSVLSQRDITSEFFEIPAGSNVADIKKAINVLAEDLKQRNLPIKLNASCGLRHRLLCVYEVFRTYHWPIFVVEPNSDCLCWLYPDGNADTQVQDHITISDYLTIFGARGEFSEQNIPPQLDEKLYNLGERWASNALELGPGLATLNYLATTCRKEQRLDVELSEKQQGYRELNMLLNDLVETDIAIYKNGVLTFANEDARRFSNGEWLETLVHSTVKQIQDDLPTIQDRSLNVQVYRQLGDKEVRNELDIATVVNNKLYIIECKTKGMRDDGDDTLYKLESLRDLLGGLQARAMLVSFRPLRHNDITRAEDLGLALIGPDELKDLKTHLTAWFKEAGGRENI, encoded by the coding sequence ATGGCCGTTCATGTTGGCATTATTGACCAAGACCCCGTTCGCTTGGTTACCCCGCTTTTAGATAATAGAACCGCAAGTAGCCACATCGTTTTTATTGGAGATCGTTCGCAACAAGTAATGTATGCACGTTTACACTCAGTGCTCAGTCAGCGCGATATCACTTCCGAATTTTTCGAAATACCAGCAGGCTCTAACGTTGCTGACATTAAAAAAGCGATTAACGTTCTTGCTGAAGACCTAAAACAACGTAATTTGCCTATTAAGCTTAATGCGAGTTGCGGTCTCAGACACAGGCTACTTTGTGTATATGAAGTTTTCCGCACCTACCACTGGCCGATTTTCGTCGTGGAACCGAACAGCGACTGTTTATGCTGGCTATATCCTGACGGTAATGCAGATACTCAAGTACAGGACCATATTACTATTTCTGATTACTTGACGATATTCGGTGCACGTGGAGAATTTAGTGAGCAGAACATTCCGCCTCAGTTGGACGAAAAGCTCTATAACCTAGGTGAACGCTGGGCAAGTAACGCCTTGGAATTAGGTCCAGGTTTAGCAACACTGAATTACTTAGCTACAACCTGTAGAAAAGAGCAGCGTTTGGATGTGGAGCTCTCTGAGAAGCAACAAGGCTATCGTGAACTGAATATGTTGCTTAACGATTTAGTTGAAACTGACATCGCCATCTATAAAAATGGCGTACTGACTTTTGCGAACGAAGATGCTCGTCGATTCTCAAATGGTGAATGGTTAGAAACGCTTGTACACAGTACCGTTAAACAGATTCAAGATGATTTGCCGACAATTCAGGATCGTTCTTTAAACGTACAGGTTTACCGTCAACTGGGTGATAAAGAAGTCCGTAATGAACTCGACATCGCAACGGTTGTGAACAACAAACTGTATATCATCGAATGTAAAACTAAAGGCATGCGTGATGATGGCGATGACACATTATATAAATTGGAGTCTCTTCGCGATCTATTAGGTGGGTTACAAGCACGAGCTATGTTAGTTAGCTTCCGACCTCTTCGTCATAACGATATTACAAGGGCAGAGGATCTAGGTCTCGCACTTATCGGCCCTGATGAGTTGAAAGACCTCAAAACTCATCTTACCGCTTGGTTTAAAGAAGCTGGCGGTAGAGAAAATATATAA
- a CDS encoding methyl-accepting chemotaxis protein, producing the protein MQGSVIRRMYAGFALIVIMFAVTVAIMTSGMNQIHSNFESVSNTALPLVSLSNKTSVQLLSADKSFKDFLTTQNLERMSDMRNSFAAAKNKFSDTLNQLEQASSTHPDLIERIEALKQLEDRYFSEADNAMNNYQAMFDAQSKVQKSTREFQRLQAELSAGMKEAVDGQNNIAIKVMAKSYFMKLRDAEVITSDALASNDVEFVENAVALNKKAVTHLNYAYRGLVTQLPDIKNAFEKKVEQFTQDIGQKGGVLDQHNEYLKARTALYENIGNLAVEIDNAMTILDSFNETATNDLNESLVDAGEVYHQGLYKAVGIGIAVLVVALAIGYHLAQSVREPLKRILNTLESLTDGDMTQRIDIRYNNEFSRVSGHINTLADSLHDILKKLNHASDALTSTANNNQTTSQGAQSQLNSQREQTASVATAMTEMAHSVEEVANSAQNSLQMVQQVETASESGRVVMSQNISTINQLEARLNESVEATNDLRRMSSQIGSILDVIRNIAEQTNLLALNAAIEAARAGEQGRGFAVVADEVRVLAKRTTESTTEIENMISNLQSSSTSASQVIESCMKDMEQSVEQASNANSAMEEIQALIIEISQMSTHISQAAAEQNETTANIARSIEDINLIADDSYRAMAEIASNSTNLTQLASQQSELVHRFKL; encoded by the coding sequence ATGCAAGGTTCCGTTATTAGGCGGATGTATGCTGGATTTGCATTAATCGTCATCATGTTTGCCGTGACCGTTGCTATCATGACTAGTGGAATGAACCAGATTCATTCCAATTTTGAAAGTGTTTCTAACACAGCCTTACCGCTTGTTTCTTTATCGAATAAAACTAGCGTCCAACTATTGTCAGCCGACAAGTCCTTCAAAGACTTTCTAACTACTCAAAATCTGGAACGAATGAGTGACATGCGCAATTCATTTGCGGCTGCAAAAAATAAGTTCAGTGATACCTTAAACCAACTTGAGCAAGCAAGTTCTACACATCCTGATCTCATTGAACGCATTGAAGCACTTAAACAACTGGAAGATAGATATTTTAGCGAAGCAGATAACGCCATGAATAACTATCAAGCAATGTTTGATGCTCAATCTAAAGTGCAGAAATCAACACGGGAATTTCAGCGCTTACAAGCGGAATTAAGTGCTGGGATGAAAGAAGCGGTTGACGGCCAAAACAACATCGCTATTAAGGTCATGGCAAAAAGCTATTTTATGAAGCTACGTGATGCAGAGGTGATCACTTCGGATGCGTTAGCAAGTAACGATGTTGAATTTGTTGAAAACGCCGTAGCCCTTAACAAGAAAGCAGTGACCCACTTGAACTATGCCTACCGAGGATTAGTGACACAGCTTCCTGATATTAAAAATGCTTTCGAAAAGAAAGTTGAACAATTTACCCAAGACATCGGTCAGAAAGGCGGAGTGCTCGATCAACACAACGAATATCTAAAAGCACGAACTGCTTTGTATGAAAATATCGGCAACCTTGCGGTCGAAATTGATAACGCGATGACCATCTTAGATTCATTTAACGAAACAGCGACTAATGACTTAAATGAATCATTAGTCGATGCAGGTGAAGTCTATCATCAAGGACTTTATAAAGCTGTGGGAATTGGTATCGCCGTACTCGTGGTCGCTCTAGCCATTGGCTACCATTTAGCTCAAAGTGTACGCGAACCTCTAAAACGTATTCTGAATACGTTAGAAAGCTTAACTGACGGTGATATGACTCAACGCATCGACATTCGTTATAACAACGAATTTAGTCGAGTCAGCGGCCATATTAATACTCTAGCCGATAGCCTGCATGACATTCTGAAAAAGCTAAATCATGCTTCAGATGCTCTAACGTCTACAGCAAATAATAACCAGACTACATCTCAAGGTGCACAGTCTCAGTTAAATAGCCAACGCGAACAAACAGCAAGTGTGGCAACAGCAATGACAGAGATGGCTCATTCGGTTGAAGAGGTCGCCAATAGTGCACAAAATTCACTGCAAATGGTTCAACAAGTCGAAACCGCATCTGAATCAGGTCGCGTAGTGATGAGCCAAAACATTTCGACAATTAACCAGCTTGAAGCTCGTTTGAATGAGTCAGTAGAAGCGACTAACGATTTGCGTCGAATGAGTAGCCAGATTGGTAGTATTCTTGATGTTATTCGTAATATCGCCGAACAGACTAACCTGCTTGCACTAAATGCAGCAATTGAAGCAGCTCGAGCTGGAGAACAAGGACGAGGCTTTGCTGTCGTTGCGGATGAGGTTCGCGTTCTCGCTAAGCGCACGACCGAATCGACCACTGAAATTGAAAATATGATCAGTAACCTACAATCAAGTTCAACATCAGCAAGTCAAGTGATCGAAAGCTGCATGAAGGATATGGAACAATCGGTTGAGCAAGCTTCAAACGCAAATAGTGCAATGGAAGAAATTCAGGCTCTGATCATCGAAATCAGCCAAATGAGTACACATATTTCTCAAGCAGCAGCAGAACAAAACGAAACGACAGCTAACATCGCTCGAAGTATTGAAGACATCAATCTTATTGCTGATGATAGCTATCGGGCAATGGCGGAAATTGCATCGAACAGCACGAACCTTACTCAACTTGCGTCGCAACAAAGTGAGCTAGTACATAGATTTAAACTCTAG
- the hinT gene encoding purine nucleoside phosphoramidase — translation MAEETIFSKIIRKEIPADVLYQDDLVTAFRDINPRAPSHILIIPNKLIPTVNDVQESDELALGRMFTVARKLAKEEGIAEDGYRLLVNCNSHGGQEVYHIHMHLVGGRPLGPLLMS, via the coding sequence ATGGCTGAGGAAACCATTTTTAGTAAAATTATTCGTAAAGAGATCCCAGCAGACGTTCTATATCAAGATGATCTAGTCACCGCATTCAGAGATATCAATCCTCGTGCTCCTAGCCACATACTTATTATTCCGAATAAGCTGATCCCAACGGTTAATGATGTGCAAGAAAGTGATGAACTCGCTCTTGGTCGTATGTTTACAGTAGCTAGGAAATTGGCAAAAGAAGAGGGGATTGCAGAAGATGGCTATCGTCTATTAGTGAACTGCAATTCTCACGGTGGACAAGAAGTCTACCACATTCATATGCACCTTGTTGGTGGACGTCCACTTGGCCCACTTTTAATGAGTTAA
- a CDS encoding COG3014 family protein — MKAKVRHITISITSLLLSACANMTAGNLFSHYSAQNQNFYQTVKQGQYAEATDQFEDYVAGDILDNLEKGRVYFLNEQYAESKATFELSDAAIKEQQSKALISISDTATSVGSLAVNDNLNDYQPADYELGFLHLYLGLNYVQANDLDGALVEMRRANQVQEQARANREAELESAQNQLRENGVSANLGSVLSKYPDAGKTLQAVQNGYLLYLSALLYEASNDLNSAYVDYRRALTVAPDNKAVIEGTLRVAERLAMKEDLSLLEKQYGLAKTLRQGEGRVIILDEQGIVKAMESWRLSLPLYDSRGRSALYSLALPYYNNMVQQKFYLQLNGQQINSSVLANVDLMAQRNLSEKMPAIAIRQALRVIAKDQLRKETTNGNDIGNLVLNVWNTLTEQPDTRSWITLPASVYGTTEIVPSGEQTLNAAGKTYHFNVPDQGTTLVWVSQQGSNATMWHKQLGKL; from the coding sequence GTGAAGGCTAAAGTACGACACATTACGATTTCCATCACCAGCTTACTGCTCAGTGCCTGCGCTAACATGACTGCTGGCAATTTGTTCAGTCATTACAGTGCACAAAATCAAAACTTCTATCAAACGGTTAAGCAGGGTCAATACGCAGAGGCTACAGATCAGTTCGAAGATTACGTTGCAGGCGATATTCTAGATAATTTAGAAAAAGGGCGCGTTTATTTTTTGAATGAGCAGTATGCCGAAAGTAAAGCGACATTTGAGCTTTCGGACGCGGCGATAAAAGAGCAGCAAAGTAAAGCGCTAATCTCCATTTCAGATACGGCGACAAGTGTCGGTTCACTGGCGGTTAACGACAATTTGAATGATTACCAACCAGCAGATTACGAGCTAGGATTTTTGCATCTTTATCTCGGCCTTAACTACGTTCAAGCTAACGATCTGGATGGCGCATTAGTTGAGATGCGACGAGCTAATCAGGTTCAGGAACAAGCTCGTGCCAACCGCGAAGCTGAATTGGAAAGTGCCCAAAATCAGCTACGAGAAAATGGTGTCAGCGCTAATCTAGGTAGTGTACTTTCAAAGTATCCAGACGCAGGCAAAACTTTGCAGGCCGTGCAGAATGGATATCTGCTCTATTTGTCTGCTCTTCTTTATGAAGCTTCAAATGATCTTAATAGTGCCTATGTCGACTATAGGCGAGCGTTGACTGTTGCGCCTGATAACAAAGCCGTTATCGAAGGAACATTACGGGTTGCAGAGCGTCTTGCGATGAAAGAAGACTTATCTCTGCTGGAAAAACAGTACGGTTTAGCAAAAACTCTGCGGCAAGGCGAAGGCAGAGTCATTATTTTAGATGAACAAGGCATTGTGAAAGCAATGGAAAGTTGGCGATTATCTTTACCTCTTTATGACAGTCGAGGGCGTAGTGCTCTGTATTCTTTGGCTTTGCCATACTATAACAATATGGTGCAACAAAAGTTTTATTTGCAGTTGAATGGACAACAGATTAATTCTTCAGTACTAGCTAATGTTGACTTAATGGCACAGCGTAACTTATCTGAAAAAATGCCAGCGATAGCTATCCGACAAGCCTTACGTGTAATAGCGAAAGATCAGTTGCGTAAAGAAACTACTAATGGAAATGATATTGGTAACTTAGTGTTAAATGTGTGGAATACATTAACAGAACAACCAGATACACGTAGTTGGATTACGTTACCAGCATCGGTTTATGGCACAACAGAAATTGTTCCATCAGGTGAGCAAACATTGAATGCTGCCGGTAAGACATACCATTTCAATGTGCCGGATCAAGGGACTACTCTTGTTTGGGTATCCCAACAAGGGTCGAATGCAACTATGTGGCATAAGCAACTAGGGAAATTGTGA
- a CDS encoding YcfL family protein — translation MKKWLVAVLTTLVIMGCSNNTAGLSVEGESQRVLFADNVLGSRLVIDDISTVETDGHARGVVRLVSKYNGDQHIQYRFYWYDDNGLEVNTRLAPWKQAIVRGMESISISEVSVNPNGKQFRIQIRESDD, via the coding sequence ATGAAAAAATGGCTTGTAGCTGTACTGACGACGTTAGTGATTATGGGGTGTAGCAATAACACCGCAGGATTAAGTGTTGAAGGTGAATCGCAGAGAGTGCTATTTGCGGACAACGTATTAGGAAGCCGACTGGTTATTGATGATATTTCGACTGTAGAAACAGACGGACACGCAAGAGGTGTTGTTCGTTTGGTCAGTAAATACAATGGTGATCAACATATTCAGTACCGATTCTACTGGTATGACGATAACGGTTTGGAAGTGAATACTCGTCTTGCACCTTGGAAGCAAGCAATTGTTCGGGGTATGGAAAGTATCTCTATTTCAGAGGTATCGGTAAATCCAAATGGAAAACAATTTCGTATTCAGATCCGTGAATCTGACGACTAG
- the lpoB gene encoding penicillin-binding protein activator LpoB, with protein sequence MKKSVIALLGLAVILGGCSNKVSYGDAQAVETVTVDFGSTDLQKIAGEMVDSMMMSGSVAAITRDSRPIVFVERIKNKTSEHIDTESITDTISTKMLNSGKFRFVDMDRVESVREQLNFQNNDELVNQSTAIQFGKMVGAQYMLYGNLASIVKNAGSDKDVYYKMTMRLMDLQTGLIEWADETEIRKQESKSLLGL encoded by the coding sequence ATGAAAAAGAGTGTTATTGCGTTGCTTGGATTAGCTGTGATTCTTGGTGGATGTTCAAACAAAGTCAGTTACGGTGATGCGCAAGCAGTAGAAACAGTGACGGTTGATTTTGGTTCGACGGACCTACAAAAAATCGCTGGCGAAATGGTTGATAGCATGATGATGTCGGGTTCTGTCGCAGCGATTACTCGTGATTCTCGCCCTATCGTATTTGTTGAGCGAATCAAGAACAAAACTAGTGAGCATATAGATACTGAATCGATTACTGATACGATCAGCACTAAAATGCTGAATTCTGGTAAATTCCGATTTGTTGATATGGACCGCGTAGAATCTGTTCGTGAACAACTGAACTTTCAAAATAATGATGAACTCGTCAACCAAAGTACAGCGATTCAGTTCGGAAAAATGGTTGGTGCACAATATATGTTGTATGGAAATCTAGCCAGTATCGTAAAAAATGCGGGTAGTGATAAAGACGTCTACTACAAAATGACAATGCGTTTAATGGACTTGCAAACTGGTCTAATCGAATGGGCTGATGAAACTGAAATTCGTAAACAAGAGTCTAAGAGTTTACTTGGTCTTTAA
- a CDS encoding phosphotransferase, whose protein sequence is MARMSWHEACHLDTTLQSVAHFFPLPPEYAQTLTGGLTNRCWKVVSQKGKAYVWRPTTAITKAFSISRLQEHQILKAIEPTHIGPKPEYISDQGLLVEWVEGASLHHGIDFDSLLKIQTKIHAIDATKIPVVPFSFSARIDHYWFQIKDNLKTPEFEKLYKAWRNPPGLTNVGSSLCHFDLAGYNMVRTDEGLKVIDWEYASIADPRMDLALSIDVAGENPVKAIARYCQLREIEDIDPWIEGAQAWLPRTTVMAMLWYLLAFQLWGDEYYYHQALKIKETFCS, encoded by the coding sequence ATGGCAAGAATGTCTTGGCATGAAGCGTGTCATTTAGACACAACATTGCAGTCTGTTGCTCACTTTTTCCCTTTGCCTCCTGAGTACGCACAAACCTTAACCGGTGGGTTAACTAACCGTTGTTGGAAAGTGGTCAGTCAAAAAGGCAAAGCGTACGTTTGGCGGCCAACCACAGCTATCACCAAAGCATTTTCAATCTCTCGTTTACAGGAACATCAAATTCTCAAGGCCATTGAGCCCACCCACATAGGACCTAAGCCTGAATATATTAGCGATCAAGGGCTATTGGTTGAATGGGTCGAAGGGGCGTCTCTTCACCATGGAATTGATTTTGACTCATTGCTAAAGATCCAAACAAAAATCCACGCTATCGATGCCACAAAAATTCCAGTCGTACCGTTTTCGTTTTCTGCTCGGATCGACCATTATTGGTTCCAAATAAAAGATAACTTAAAAACCCCTGAGTTTGAGAAACTGTATAAAGCCTGGAGAAATCCTCCAGGCTTAACTAATGTAGGAAGTTCGCTGTGCCATTTTGATTTAGCGGGTTATAACATGGTTAGAACCGATGAAGGGCTCAAAGTGATTGATTGGGAATATGCTTCTATTGCTGATCCAAGAATGGATTTAGCTCTAAGCATTGATGTCGCTGGTGAAAACCCAGTGAAAGCGATTGCTCGTTATTGTCAGTTGCGAGAAATAGAAGATATTGATCCATGGATAGAAGGTGCACAAGCTTGGTTACCTAGAACTACAGTAATGGCAATGCTTTGGTATTTACTTGCTTTTCAATTGTGGGGAGATGAGTACTATTATCATCAGGCTCTTAAAATAAAAGAAACATTTTGTAGTTAG
- the ycfP gene encoding alpha/beta hydrolase YcfP: MIIYLHGFDSTSPGNHEKVLQLQFIDDDVRFVSYSTLHPKHDMQHLLKEVHKAIEHSNDPNPIICGVGLGGYWSERIGFLCGIKQVILNPNLYPENNMSGKIDRPEEYDDIATKCVEQYRVKNKGRCLVILSRNDEMLDNLQTAKALEDYYDIIWDDTQSHKFRKISQHLQAIKAFKTA; this comes from the coding sequence ATGATTATTTATTTACACGGTTTCGACTCAACCAGTCCAGGGAACCACGAAAAAGTTCTGCAACTACAATTTATCGATGATGATGTTCGTTTTGTCAGCTATAGCACCTTACATCCAAAGCACGACATGCAGCACCTTCTGAAAGAAGTCCACAAAGCGATTGAGCATTCTAATGATCCAAACCCGATTATTTGTGGTGTAGGTTTAGGTGGTTATTGGTCAGAGCGTATTGGTTTTCTATGTGGTATCAAGCAAGTGATTCTTAACCCGAATCTGTACCCAGAAAATAATATGAGCGGTAAAATTGATCGTCCTGAAGAGTACGATGATATAGCAACCAAATGTGTGGAGCAGTATCGTGTTAAGAACAAAGGACGCTGTTTAGTTATTTTGTCTCGTAATGATGAAATGCTAGATAACTTGCAAACAGCAAAAGCACTAGAAGATTATTACGACATCATTTGGGATGATACACAGTCTCATAAGTTCCGGAAAATATCACAACATCTTCAAGCGATAAAAGCGTTCAAAACTGCTTGA